A segment of the Cohnella algarum genome:
CGGTGACAGCGCCGAGCTTAAAGTGGAGGATTATTTATCGCCTTTGGAGCAGGATGCGCTGGGCGAAATCGGCAACATTACGTTCGGCAGCGCCGCGACCGCGCTGTCCACGCTGCTCGGCAAAAAGGTAGACATCACGACGCCGACGGTGTCGATGATTCACCGCGCCCAGTTTATCGACGAATTCCCGCGGCCGCACGTTGCGGTCCACGTTCACTACGTCGACGGGTTTGAAGGCATCAATTCGCTCGTCATTCGTTCGCACGACGCGCAGGTCATCGCCGATTTGATGCTGGGCGGGGAAGGCAATGTGACCACGGAAGAGCTGAACGAAATCCATATCAGCGCCGTGCAGGAAGCGATGAACCAAATGATGGGCTCTTCGGCGACGTCGATGTCGACGATCTTTAACCGTTTCGTCAACATTTCGCCGCCGGGCATCGACATTATGGATGTGAAAAGCGGAGAAGGCCTGAACAACATTCCTCCCGAAGAAGTGTTCGTCAAAGTGTCGTTCCGGCTCAAAATCGGCGACCTGATCGACTCCACGATCATGCAGCTGCTTACCGTCAAGTTTTCGAAAGAACTGGTAAGCTCGCTGATGGGCGCGTCTTCCGCGGAATCTTCTCCTCCGCCCAAGCCGCCGGCAGCCGCCGTGCCTCCGTCGCCTCCGCCGCAGCCGCAAGCGCCGCCGCAGCACTCGGCCCCGCAGCCGGCAAGCAGACCGAGCTTCGAGGAGCCCGTGCAGGCACACCCTCAATCGCTTGGGGGAAGCGTCGGGATGAATCGGAACGTGAACGTCCAGCCCGTACAGTTTGCCAACTTCCAAGGTCCGGGCGTTCATGGAGACGAGACCAACTTGAACTTGCTGTTGGACATCCCGCTTAAGGTAACGGTCGAACTCGGCAGAACGAAGAAAGAAATCAAGGAGATTTTGGAATTGTCCCAAGGTTCGATCATCGAGCTGGACAAGCTCGCGGGCGAGCCGGTCGACATCCTCGTCAACAACAAGCTGATCGCCAAAGGCGAGGTCGTCGTCATCGACGAAAACTTCGGGGTCCGCGTAACGGACATCGTCAGTCAATGGGATCGCGTTCATAAAATTCAATGACTCTAGTGGGAGGAACCTCAAATGGCTAAACGGATTTTGATAGTTGACGACGCTGCGTTCATGCGGATGATGATTCGCGACATTTTGACGAAAAACGGGTACGAGGTCGTCGGGGAAGCGCAGGACGGCGCGCAGGCGATCGAAAAATATAAGGAGCTGCAGCCCGATTTGATCACGATGGACATTACGATGCCCGAAATGGACGGCATCGCCGCTTTGAAGGAAATCCGCAAAATCGATGCCAACGCCAAAGTGATCATGTGCTCGGCAATGGGCCAGCAGGCGATGGTTATCGATGCCATTCAGGCGGGGGCGAAAGATTTTATCGTTAAGCCGTTCCAGGCGGATCGCGTTATCGAAGCCATTACGAAGACGCTCGGCTAACCCCGGGAGACATTCGCATGTCAAACGGATGGATGGCCGCCGATATGCCCGGCAGCTCGCCCTGGGATTTGGTGCGCATCGTGGTCGTGCTGGTTCTCATCGTCGGCTTGATCATCGTGCTGCTCCGTTTTGTCGGC
Coding sequences within it:
- the fliY gene encoding flagellar motor switch phosphatase FliY — its product is MTSKDYLSQEEIDALLRQSSGGDDSAPASGDSAELKVEDYLSPLEQDALGEIGNITFGSAATALSTLLGKKVDITTPTVSMIHRAQFIDEFPRPHVAVHVHYVDGFEGINSLVIRSHDAQVIADLMLGGEGNVTTEELNEIHISAVQEAMNQMMGSSATSMSTIFNRFVNISPPGIDIMDVKSGEGLNNIPPEEVFVKVSFRLKIGDLIDSTIMQLLTVKFSKELVSSLMGASSAESSPPPKPPAAAVPPSPPPQPQAPPQHSAPQPASRPSFEEPVQAHPQSLGGSVGMNRNVNVQPVQFANFQGPGVHGDETNLNLLLDIPLKVTVELGRTKKEIKEILELSQGSIIELDKLAGEPVDILVNNKLIAKGEVVVIDENFGVRVTDIVSQWDRVHKIQ
- a CDS encoding response regulator, whose product is MAKRILIVDDAAFMRMMIRDILTKNGYEVVGEAQDGAQAIEKYKELQPDLITMDITMPEMDGIAALKEIRKIDANAKVIMCSAMGQQAMVIDAIQAGAKDFIVKPFQADRVIEAITKTLG